A DNA window from Porites lutea chromosome 6, jaPorLute2.1, whole genome shotgun sequence contains the following coding sequences:
- the LOC140941758 gene encoding lysophospholipase-like protein 1, which produces MALPNLKCLIARENLHQVGTLIFLHGEKFTTETMRKYLKTMFHKEFEFDHIRVIYPQAPEIPYRVPLGGTRKGMWYEQISYSPTAGERKDSINYTCSLIRQLVNLEKSRGIGHEKIIIGGLDMGGTIAMHAAYRFLTNVAGVFALSSFLSPTSAVFEKIRRDFELNKDKQFPPLWMWHGDVDTNRLRWASHTAENFTDLEIKTDFLVNFSRQGHEILPVELFYLKEWVEKIIPNPEQGNQ; this is translated from the exons ATGGCATTACCGAATTTGAAGTGTTTGATTGCGCGAGAGAATCTTCACCAAGTTGGCACTTTGATCTTTCTTCATGGCGAAAAATTCACCACTGAGACGATGAGAAAATATCTTAAAACTATGTTTCACAAAGAGTTCGAGTTCGATCACATTCGAGTTATTTATCCCCAAGCCCCAGAGATCCCTTATCGTGTTCCCCTTGGCGGTACGCGAAAGGGAATGTGGTACGAACAAATCTCATACAGTCCGACAGCAGGGGAGAGGAAGGATTCAATCAATTACACATGCAGTCTTATTAGGCAACTAGTGAACTTAGAAAAGTCCCGTGGAATTGGACATGAGAAGATTATAATTGGTGGATTGGACATGGGGGGAACCATCGCTATGCACGCAGCTTACAG gtttTTGACAAACGTTGCAGGTGTATTTGCTCTTTCATCCTTCTTGTCACCAACATCAGctgtctttgaaaaaattagaaGAGACTTTGAGCTGAATAAAGACAAGCAATTTCCTCCACTATGGATGTGGCATGGGGATGTTGATACCAACAGACTGAGATGGGCCTCACACACAGCTGAGAATTTTACAGACTTGGAAATTAAGACTGATTTCCTAGTGAACTTTTCTCGTCAAGGACATGAAATCTTACCAGTGGAATTGTTCTACTTGAAAGAATGGGTTGAGAAAATAATTCCCAATCCTGAACAAGGAAACCAATGA